In Vitis riparia cultivar Riparia Gloire de Montpellier isolate 1030 chromosome 19, EGFV_Vit.rip_1.0, whole genome shotgun sequence, the following proteins share a genomic window:
- the LOC117909351 gene encoding uncharacterized protein At5g23160, protein MESLHHRGRSNRFLLCFRPLPMAGSLKPDQSQHHSTDQVLAYIAVSDKDHRGVVVPAIISTLPDDNYKASGREFNTTRRKKRGFTRHFSRVLKAVLFDTSLVKRIRSRKSRKCSFRSVNSAKNENFSNLVRDNLSEREPLEFQYGTDDRRTKSTSHTPRRSASADHLSSASMHPNCSLSLTSKPSALPRKSAPSLKSASVRHNTAELNQKRASYTCLCLILVSLFALVFWGKICAIFCASTWLFLVPHYNHGIWSPDHCEASDHCEAPDHCESPDLRVAGALRVAGC, encoded by the exons ATGGAGTCTCTTCACCACCGCGGCCGAAGCAACAGGTTCCTGCTATGTTTCAGACCGCTCCCCATGGCCGGTTCTCTCAAGCCCGACCAATCTCAGCACCATTCCACTGATCAGGTTCTGGCTTATATAGCCGTCAGCGATAAGGACCACCGCGGCGTCGTTGTTCCGGCCATCATCTCAACCTTGCCCGATGACAATTACAAAGCCTCCGGCCGAGAGTTCAACACTACTCGCCGGAAAAAACGAGGCTTCACTCGTCACTTTTCTAGGGTTCTCAAGGCCGTTTTGTTCGATACATCGCTg GTGAAGAGGATCCGAAGCCGGAAATCACGAAAATGCTCATTCCGGTCAGTTAACTCTGCAAAAAACGAGAATTTTTCTAACCTCGTTCGCGATAATTTGTCGGAGCGAGAACCGTTGGAATTTCAGTACGGAACCGATGATCGGAGAACGAAGTCCACCTCGCATACACCTCGGCGTTCCGCAAGTGCGGACCATCTGTCCTCAGCATCAATGCACCCGAACTGTTCCTTGTCTCTAACATCAAAGCCGAGCGCTTTGCCTCGGAAAAGCGCTCCGTCTCTGAAGAGTGCGTCGGTTCGACATAACACGGCCGAGTTGAATCAGAAACGCGCTTCGTACACTTGTTTGTGTTTGATTCTAGTGAGTCTCTTCGCTTTGGTATTTTGGGGTAAGATTTGCGCTATCTTCTGTGCGTCAACGTGGTTGTTCTTGGTACCGCATTATAATCACGGAATCTGGTCGCCGGATCACTGCGAGGCCTCGGATCACTGCGAGGCCCCGGATCACTGCGAGTCGCCGGATCTGCGAGTCGCCGGAGCACTACGAGTCGCCGGATGTTGA